A single region of the Brassica rapa cultivar Chiifu-401-42 chromosome A03, CAAS_Brap_v3.01, whole genome shotgun sequence genome encodes:
- the LOC103858687 gene encoding U3 snoRNP-associated protein-like YAO: protein MKHPKGGGFKRGGKKGSTDADPFFEQETKKRRKVSYDDEDIESIDSDAEENGFHGEDRKGAAEEEEDEFADETAGEKRKRLAEALLLRTREAQRRQREERDDDDEDDEDDDIVKTLMKKQQEDSGRVRRAISSSVQEPLSSDEFSIIVKHRKSVVSVALSDDDTRGFSASKDGTILHWDVSSGKSDKYKWPSDEVLKSHGMKVREPRSKKHSRESLALAVSSDGRYLATGGVDRHVHIWDVRTREHVQAFPGHRNTVSCLCFRHGTAELYSGSFDRSVKAWNVEDKAFVQDSFGHQDEILAIDALRKERALTVGRDRTMLLHKMPETSRTIYRAPASSLESCCFISDTEYLSGSDNGTVALWGMLKKKPVFLLKNAHSIVADGTTTNENGDHDYVNSSTTNSWVSSVAVCRGSDLAASGAGSGFVHLMAVEAGAIRPLFKLPLTGFVNSMAFAKSGKFLIAGVGQETRFGRWGCIKSAQNGVAIHPLRLS, encoded by the exons ATGAAGCACCCGAAAGGTGGAGGCTTTAAGAGAGGCGGCAAGAAGGGCTCGACCGATGCGGATCCCTTCTTCGAGCAAGAGACGAAGAAACGGAGGAAAGTCAGTTACGACGACGAAGACATCGAGTCTATTGACTCCGACGCCGAAGAAAACGGCTTTCACGGCGAAGATAGGAAAGGAGCtgcggaggaggaagaggatgaGTTTGCAGACGAGACGGCGGGAGAGAAGCGGAAGAGGTTAGCTGAGGCGTTGCTGTTGCGAACGAGGGAAGCTCAGAGGAGGCAGCGTGAAGAacgtgatgatgatgatgaagacgaTGAGGATGATGATATTGTCAAGACATTGATGAAGAAGCAGCAGGAGGATAGTGGTAGGGTTCGAAGAGCCATTTCATCCAG TGTTCAGGAGCCACTGAGTAGTGATGAGTTTAGCATTATTGTCAAGCACCGAAAGTCTGTTGTCTCCGTTGCTCTCTCTGATGACGACACTAGAGGATTCTCAGCTTCCAAAGACGGTACTATTCTCCATTGGGATGTGTCTTCTGGTAAAAGCGACAAATACAAATGGCCAAGTGATGAAGTTCTGAAGTCTCACGGGATGAAAGTGAGGGAGCCTCGGAGTAAAAAACACAGTAGAGAGTCTCTTGCCTTAGCCGTTAGCTCTGACGGTCGTTATTTGGCGACTGGTGGAGTTGATAGGCATGTTCATATATGGGACGTTCGTACCAGAGAACATGTTCAG GCCTTTCCAGGTCACAGGAACACTGTTTCTTGCCTATGTTTCAGACATGGAACAGCGGAGCTCTACTCTGGTTCTTTTGATCGGAGTGTCAAGGCGTGGAATGTGGAAGATAAAGCTTTTGTGCAAGACAGTTTTGGACACCAGGATGAGATCCTAGCCATTGATGCGCTTAGGAAGGAGCGTGCACTTACTGTTGGAAGAGATAGGACCATGCTATTACACAAG ATGCCTGAGACGAGCCGTACGATTTACCGTGCACCTGCATCGTCTCTTGAGAGCTGCTGTTTCATCAGTGACACTGAGTACCTGTCTGGTTCGGACAACGGAACTGTTGCGCTTTGGGGCATGTTGAAAAAGAAGCCGGTGTTTCTCCTCAAGAATGCACATTCCATTGTAGCTGATGGAACCACCACTAATG AAAATGGTGATCATGATTATGTCAACTCTTCCACAACGAATTCTTGGGTCAGTTCAGTTGCTGTGTGCAGAGGTAGTGACCTTGCTGCATCTGGAGCTGGTAGTGGTTTTGTGCATTTGATGGCTGTTGAAGCAGGTGCCATTCGACCTTTATTCAAGCTTCCACTG ACTGGATTTGTGAACTCTATGGCTTTTGCAAAATCCGGTAAATTTCTGATTGCTGGTGTTGGACAG GAGACGAGATTTGGAAGGTGGGGATGCATAAAGTCTGCGCAAAATGGTGTGGCAATACATCCCTTAAGGCTGTCATAA